CCAGGGCCACTACTACGTGGAACAGCGCACCGGCAAGCTGGAAAAATCAACATCCGCCTACGAAAGGCCGCAGCCGCATGCCTGTTTTATATTGAGCGTGAGCGATGACCTGGTAAATGATGGCGGTATTATGGACCTCTGGGTCCGGGAAGCCCGGATCTTCAAATACGGTTCAGGCGTGGGCACGAATTTCTCGCAGATCCGCGGTGAAGGCGAAAAGCTGAGCGGCGGCGGTACCTCCAGCGGGTTGATGAGCTTCCTCAAGATAGGCGACCGGGCGGCCGGCGCCATCAAATCCGGCGGCACTACCCGCCGTGCAGCCAAAATGGTGTGCCTGGACCTGGACCATCCCGAGATACTGGAATTCGTGAACTGGAAAATGGAAGAGGAAAAGAAGGTAGCGGCCCTCATTGCCGCCGGCTATTCCGCTGATTATGAAGGAGAAGCCTACCGCACCGTCAGCGGGCAGAATTCCAATAATTCCGTACGCATCCCCAACAGCTTCTTCCATACGCTGGAAGCGGATGGCGACTGGGAACTCAAAGGCCGCATGAACGGCAAGACCGTTAAAACCGTGAAAGCCAGTGATCTGTGGAACCAGATCGCCTACGCGGCATGGCGTTGTGCGGACCCCGGCACCCAATACGACACGACCATCAACGAATGGCATACCTGCCCCCAGGGCGGGCGCATCAACGCCTCCAATCCCTGTTCCGAATACATGTTCCTGGACAATACAGCCTGCAACCTGGCCTCCGTGAACCTGCGCCGCTTTTTCGACGAGCGTACCACGCAATTCGATGTAAGCGGGTTCGAGTACACGGTGCGGTTATGGACCGTAGTGCTGGAAATATCCGTGCTGATGGCTCAATTCCCCTCAAAAGAGGTGGCCCGCCTCAGTTACGATTACCGTACCCTGGGCCTCGGGTATGCCAATCTCGGTTCCATGCTCATGGTCAGCGGGATAGCGTATGACAGCGAGGAAGCCCGCGGCATTGCCGGCGCTATTACCGCTATCATGACCGGCGTATCCTACCGGACCTCCGCCGAAATGGCCGCCCACCTCGGCCCCTTCCCGAAATTCGAAGAGAACAAAAGCGATATGCTGCGGGTAATGCGCAATCACCGGGCCGCCGCCTACGATGCCGCGGACGCGTATGAAGGCCTGGAGATCAGGCCGCAGGGGATCAATGCCCGGTATTGCCCGGATTACCTGCTGAAAGCCGCCACAAAAGCCTGGGACGATGCCGTGAAGCTCGGTGAGCAGCACGGGTACAGGAATGCACAATCCACCGTGATCGCCCCCACCGGCACCATTGGCCTGGTAATGGATTGCGATACGACCGGTGTGGAGCCTGATTTCGCGCTCGTGAAGTTCAAAAAACTGTCCGGCGGCGGGTATTTCAAGATCATCAATCAATCCATCCCCACTGCCCTGCGCCATCTAGGGTATAAGGACAATGAAGTAAAAGCGATCGTGGACTATGCCAAAGGCACCGGCAGCTTCTCCGGCGCCCCTTATGTCAACAAGCAGAGCCTGAGCGAAAAAGGCTTCATAGCAGAGGAACTGAAGAAACTGGACAGTGCGGTGGCCTCTTCTTTCGATATTGCTTTTGTGTTCAATGTGTACACCCTGGGCGAAGAATGCCTGCAGCGCCTTGGATTCAAGCCGGAACAGTATTTCAATATGGAATTCAGCCTGTTGCATGAACTTGGGTTTACAGATGAAGAGATAGAGGCCGCCAACGATCATGTTTGCGGTACGATGACCGTGGAAGGCGCACCTTATCTGAAGGATGCACACCTCCCGGTATTTGATTGCGCCAACAAGTGTGGCAAAAAAGGAGAGCGTTTCATCCACCCCCATGGCCACATCCGCATGATGGCCGCTGCACAGCCCTTCATTTCCGGCGCCATTTCCAAAACCATCAACCTGCCGAACGAGGCCCAGGTGGAAGAAATAGCAGATGCTTACAAGCTGAGCTGGGAGCTGGGCCTCAAAGCCTGCGCATTGTACCGGGATGGTTCCAAGCTGAGCCAGCCGTTAAGCAACAAGAGTGACAAACGGAAGAAAAAGGAGGATACCGCCGAAGCAGCGGATACCGGGGCACAGATCATCGATATGAACCAGCTGACCATCGATGAGCTGCTGGAAGAGCTGAACAAGCGCATGCTGGCCAGTTCCGACACCTCTCTGAAACGTGCGCTGAGCCGCATCGTGGAAAGAAAGACCCTGCCTGCCAAACGCCGCGGGTTCACCCAGAAAGCCAAAGTGGGGGGACAGCCCATCTTTCTGCGCACCGGAGAGTACAACGATGGCACACTGGGAGAGATCTTCATCGACCTGGCCAAGGAAGGTTCCACCCTGCGCAGCCTGATGAACTGCTTTGCCATAGCTGTGTCCGTAGGCCTGCAATATGGCGTGCCGCTGGAAGAGTTTGTGGACAAGTTCGTGTTCACCAGGTTTGAGCCGGCCGGTATGGTGGATCATCCGAATATCAAATCTTCCACATCACTGATCGATTATATCTTCCGTGTGCTGGGATATGAATATCTCGGGCGGACGGACCTCGTGCATATCCTTGACGGACCCGGCAATACCGGGGAAGAGGAATGGGATGAGCCGGCAGTAAAACCGGAGCTTTCCAATGTAAGGGTGATCGGCGCCGTAGCCGGACAGGCGCCCCAGAAGGCCGTAAAAAGTCAGCCTGTGGCTGCAGCCAGCAGCGAAGGAGGAACGCAGGAATACATGCGTAGCATGCAAAGCGATGCGCCGGCCTGTAATACATGCGGTCATATCACCGTTCGTTCCGGCACTTGTTACAAATGTCTTAACTGCGGCAACAGCATGGGCTGCAGCTGACAAAAACGGGATGTAGTTTAGGAATGTTTAACAAAGCATAATCCGTTTTTGTGTTTTTTGCCGATCGCTGAAAGTCGCTGTGGTATTGGCTTTGTGAGGGACAAATGATAAAAAAACTTTGTTAATTATTTGTTATTCGGAGGTAAAAATTTCAAATAAAGTTAATATAGATATACCTTTGATTTTAAATAGGGTTTTCATAGGATAGTAACAAATTGAGGGCGCTTTTCTAGGTGCCCTTTTTCTTTTCCCCTAACTGAAGAAGATCATCCTGCTTGTTCCTCCGGAGCAGGCAAAAGAAGATGAGGAATAGACCTTACCAGGTATGACTAGCTTCCTTTATACGCTGAAAACCAATTCCCTTTCGACCTTTATCAGACCCCGTTAAACCGCAGTCCGCAATCGCCTGCCAGGGAACGGCTCGTTGGATGTTTTCCGATATCCGTTGACCCGGCTCCGGGCGCCTCCAATCCCGCATGCTCGTACCAGGGAATGTTCCGGTAGTAGTCCTGCGCAAAAAGCAGTGCAAAAACCAGCCAAACGAAATATCCCGAAAGCCGTTTGTTAGCGATCGAATTCTTCCGATGCCCTTTTGTAGTGGAAAATCTTCAGTTTTGGGACGCTATTTGTTAAGAACAAAAAATAATCTGCCCCTCAAAAAGCGAAGTTTTATTCGATTACATCTAAAAAAACACCATTTTTTTGATATTTGACTATTTAACAGGGTGTATTTTGAGGTTTTTAAATATTACATGTTAATCCTTTCTATTTATTTAATTTATTTTATATTTGTTTAAGTATTAATTTTTATATGGTTACTGTCCTATGAAAAACCAAATATTCCTACACCGCAAGAATCTTCTTGCACTGTAAATGACTCTCGAAAGCAATGGATTTTTCCATTGCTTTTGTTTTTTCAGGAAATGCGGGTGAAACGATCAGACGGGGAGCAGATCGCAGAAATAAAACCGGGTGTCCCAATCGGTGGGTGTGGTGTTGAAGCAGTCATCGCCCTCATCTTTATAGCAATTACTTCCTTCATCCCGGGCCGGGGTGTATAAACGTTCTACCGTTTCGCCTGTTTTAAAGGCGACAGGCGCTTTAAAAATGGGGCCTTCGAAAACAAAGCTGTGAAACTCGCCGTTTTCTCCGCAGGGGTCAACGCCTGCAGGGAGATCGGCGAGGAAGGCCTCGTCTATCAGCCGTCCCGCAAAAGAGGCCGGGAGGTATTTTGCATTCACACAAACAACAACAGCTTTAAATCCGGCTGCGATGAAAGCTTTTACCAGCCGGGCACTGTCCTGTTTCCACAAGGGAAAAAGGCCCTGCATGCTCACTTTCGACAGTTGTGTTTCCCGGTAAGTGCGCAGGTCTTCCAGGAATATATCCCCGAAAACGGCATGTTCAACACCTTCGGCCCCGAAAGCGGACAGCTGTTCCTGCATAATGGCATTATAATCTTCCATCGATGCATTTTCCGGCAGCCAGGCCTTTACCAGCGGGATGCCCGTTTGCTTCGCCTGCTCATCCAGCAGCGCTTCTCTCACGCCATGCATCGATACCCGGCGGTGAGCGCCACTGAGCGTAGTGAACAGGTAACGGATATCGTATTTTCCCTCCTGCTGCAATTGCCACAGGGCAAAGGAGGCGTCTTTGCCCCCGCTCCAGTTGATATATGCCTTCATTTAACGTAAAAATAAATAAATCCGGTGTCTGTGCAGGCAAGTCCCTCCCCGTAATGCCATATATTTGAAATCGTAATTTCTACCCTTATGGCAAACCGTTTCCTGTCCCTCTTTCTCCTGATCTGTTTTACCGGCAGCGCCCTGGCGCAAGGTCCGCCTGCCGTTACCGCACAACGATCGCTCATTGCCGGCCCGATGGCGGGATCGGTGGAACTGCGCGATGTTATTATCTGGCTGGAAGTTGCCCCCGCCGTAAAGCAGGTGGCGATCCGGTATTATCCGAAAGGGAAACCGGCCCTGGCAAAGACCGAAGCCTGGAAGGGGGCGTTGGGCAACCGGTACAATCCGCTGAAGATCACCCTGGCCAACCTTGAGCCGGGCACGACCTATGCATACGATGTTTTGCTGAACGGCGGGAAAGTGCGGCTGCCTGCCCCTGCGATGTTCACCACCAAGGCTTTATGGCAGCACCGCGTTCCGGCGCCGGACTTCACTTTCCTGGCCGGCTCCTGCGCCTACTTCAATGAACCGCCGTTTGACCGCCCCGGCAAGCCTTACGGGAACGATTCCTCCATTTTCGAAACGATGGCCCGCACTCCGGCCGATTTCATGCTGTGGCTGGGCGACAACTGGTACACCCGGGAAGTGGATTACAGTTCGGTGCCGGGTTTGCAGTACCGTGCGCACCGCGACCGGTCCATGCCGGTGCTGCAAGGCTTTCTGCAGGCCATGCCGCACTACGCCATCTGGGACGATCATGATTTCGGGCCCAATAACGCCAATAAATCCTACATCTTCCGGGACGTTTCCCGGGAGATATTCTCCCAATACTGGCCGAATCCCACTTTTGGGGAGAACGGCCGGGGCATTTATACCAAATACAGTTACAGCGATGTGGATTTCTTCCTGCTGGACGGCCGTTACTGGTCCAGCGCCGGAGAATTGCCGGACAGTGTGGACGGGCAGCCCAATCCGGACAAAAAGATGTACGGGGATGAGCAGATGGAATGGCTGCGCAATGCCCTGATACAGAGCAATGCAACCTTCAAGTTCATTGTGACCGGGAGCCAGGCCTTGAACCCGATCTCCATTTATGACAGTTTTCATCATTTCCCCGTTGAATATGAATCGTTTATGCGCTTTTTGAAAAGCAATGACATCCCCGGCATCATTTTCCTCACCGGAGACCGGCATCACTCGGAGGTGATCCGCCTGCCCAGGGAAGACACCTATCCTTTATATGATATTACCAGCTCTCCATTGACCTCCGGTGTGGGCGGAGTGCTGTACGGCAATGAGAAGAACAACCCTTACCGGGTGCCCGGCACCCTGGTGGTCACGCAGAATTTCGCCAGCCTGAGCGTAACGGGCGTGAAAGGGAAACGGCGGTTGAAAGTGGTATTTATGGACAGGGAACAACGGGAATTGGCCGTTTTTGAGGTATCCCAGCAGGATCTGCGGTGAGCAGATTGCCGAAATCATACCCTCAAAGCGGGCTTTTCAGCATTTTTTTAGAAAAATCCGGGGCATGTTGCAACTTTTTGAACAACCGGTCGTCTTTTTAGTACATCCCGCGAGCAGTTGATACCGTTAAAACCACTGTTTGTACCGTAGAAATACGGATTTGTACCGGGAACATATTTTATATGATTTATTTTGTATTTTTAGGCTCTTAAAATATACCCTTATGAAAAAGCTGTTGTTTTTGCTGATGCTCGTTACGGTAGCGGCCACTGCAGCGATCGCCAATAACGGTGATAAGAGAAATAATGGTGATAAGCCCGATAAAGGCGCTAAAGCCAAAACTGCCAATGTAAACAGGTTGGAAGAGTTCATCTGGACGCTTCCGCAATCCCAATCCCAGGTGGAGAAGGTAGACGATTGTGAAATGCAAAAAGCAATGGTCGATCTTTATAAATGGTATCTGCAAAATGAAACCCGCATCAACAACAGCCCTGTGCTGACCGGTGATGATCATGAAGCAGTGGTGGCTCCTTTCAAGGTAGATCCCAAAGTGCTGCAGCAGTACCTTAAGTTCATCAAAAAGAATTTCCCCGGGCTCAACGAAGATGATCTGACGGACAAACACGATGTTTCCGCCACAAAGAAAAAGAGCGCACCGGTATCTTACCGTGATGACCTGGATGCGCCTATTTCCGTGACCGCTTCGAAATAATTCCTCCTTTTCCTGATTTGAAAATTTTCGTAAGTTCGCTGAATGCACTTTTTGCAGTTTACTTACAACAAGGAAGAGGTCATTAATGCATTACGTTTCCACTTTCTCAGAAGAGGCGAGATAAAGGTTTTCCGCAATACGCTGATCATCCTGCTTATTGCGGCTATTGCCGGTTATCTCTTCAGGGTCGTCAATTTTAATGCATTGCTCGGGATCTGTGTGATGATGATCATCATCGGGTGGGCATTCTGGTATCTGCTCCCTGTATCTACCTACAACAAGGCGGCAACTTTCAAAGACAATATCCGTTTACGTTATAACGAAGAAGGACTGGCTATTTCTACCGGAACGGCCGGTGAACGTTCCTTGTCCTGGCGGAATTTTTCGCAGATCGTGGAAACGCGGTCGTTCTTTTTTTTGTACCGGGACAAGCGGAGTTTCTTCCTCATCCCCACCAGTGCATTTGCCAGTGAGGACGCCCGTAATGCTTTCAGCATCCTGCTGCAATCCATTTTTTCAGATTACAGCCGTTTGAACATTTCATAGTGGGGGATACCTACTTCCACAAATTCCTCTCCCCTGACCGAGTAGCCATTTCTGATGTAGAATGGCGCAGCTACCTTCCGGGCATGCATCATCAGTTCAGCAAAACCGCTGTTCCGGGCCTGTTCCTCCGCAAAAGACAGTATCCGGCTGCCGGTCCCTTTACCATGCAGGTGCTCATCTACTGCCATCTGCCGCAATTGTACCGTTATATCGTTCACGGGAGTGAGAATACAACAGCCCAGGATCCGTTCCTCTTCAAAACAACCGATCAGCACATCATTTATCTCCTGCCGGAGGTATTCCGGTGAAAAAACGAGACCCAGGGGCTTCCGGAGTATCCTGTCCCGCAACTGTATCATGGCCTGGTGATCGCAGCTGCCATATTCAATGATGCGCATAGTGTCCATCCCGTAAAATTACTGCGGAAAACCCTGAAAATGATCATCAGCGTTGGGGAGCCACCGATGGGCGTATGGCATGATATTCGGTTGATGAATGCCGGATTTATGCGCGCGGGTCAGGTGTATTGATCCGCCGGAATTATTTTTAACTTTTCATTTGGCACGGGAACGCTAAATTTGAAAGATTAGTATGAAGTATTCTCTGTTTAGATACGCTGTTGCACTTTTCGTATGTACGCTGTTCCTGTTGCAGGAAGCGGCAGCCCAGGTGCGCATTACGGGAATGGTAACGGACGCGGACAGCCGTGCGGGCCTGCCCTCTGTAAGTATATGGAATAAAAGATCGAAGTCCGGCACCATCAGCAACGAAACGGGGCGGTATTATATTGAGGCATTGCCCGGGGATACGATAGAGTTTTCCATGCTCAGTTATGTGCGGTACCAGATGGTTGCACCCGGCATTTCCTCCAATCAGAACGTGGAGCTGAAACGACAGATATTCGGATTACAGGGCGTAAATGTGCGTGGCCGCATCTATCACCGGGATTCGCTGGCCATCCGTGATGAGTACGGAAGGTATTTCGGCTATAAAAGGCCCGGGGCCATGGACGTGCTGAAAACCCTTCCGGCCAACCCCATTACAGCGCTGAGTTACCTCATCCCGAGCAAGACGCGCAAACGTAAAGAGAAATTCGGTGAACAGCTGGTGTACTGGGAAAAGGAAAAACATATCGATTACCGCTATAACCCTGAACTCGTTGCCAAGCTCACCCGACTGGAAACGCCGATGCTGGATACCTTTATGCTGGTACACCGGCCCAGCTATAGTTTCCTCATGAATGCATCTGATTATGATCTGATGCTCTTCATCAAACAATCGTATGCGAAATTC
This genomic stretch from Chitinophaga sp. XS-30 harbors:
- a CDS encoding diphthine--ammonia ligase, whose amino-acid sequence is MKAYINWSGGKDASFALWQLQQEGKYDIRYLFTTLSGAHRRVSMHGVREALLDEQAKQTGIPLVKAWLPENASMEDYNAIMQEQLSAFGAEGVEHAVFGDIFLEDLRTYRETQLSKVSMQGLFPLWKQDSARLVKAFIAAGFKAVVVCVNAKYLPASFAGRLIDEAFLADLPAGVDPCGENGEFHSFVFEGPIFKAPVAFKTGETVERLYTPARDEGSNCYKDEGDDCFNTTPTDWDTRFYFCDLLPV
- a CDS encoding GNAT family N-acetyltransferase, yielding MDTMRIIEYGSCDHQAMIQLRDRILRKPLGLVFSPEYLRQEINDVLIGCFEEERILGCCILTPVNDITVQLRQMAVDEHLHGKGTGSRILSFAEEQARNSGFAELMMHARKVAAPFYIRNGYSVRGEEFVEVGIPHYEMFKRL
- a CDS encoding carboxypeptidase-like regulatory domain-containing protein → MKYSLFRYAVALFVCTLFLLQEAAAQVRITGMVTDADSRAGLPSVSIWNKRSKSGTISNETGRYYIEALPGDTIEFSMLSYVRYQMVAPGISSNQNVELKRQIFGLQGVNVRGRIYHRDSLAIRDEYGRYFGYKRPGAMDVLKTLPANPITALSYLIPSKTRKRKEKFGEQLVYWEKEKHIDYRYNPELVAKLTRLETPMLDTFMLVHRPSYSFLMNASDYDLMLFIKQSYAKFVKDRGLKPEDQDTTGTAQP
- a CDS encoding alkaline phosphatase encodes the protein MANRFLSLFLLICFTGSALAQGPPAVTAQRSLIAGPMAGSVELRDVIIWLEVAPAVKQVAIRYYPKGKPALAKTEAWKGALGNRYNPLKITLANLEPGTTYAYDVLLNGGKVRLPAPAMFTTKALWQHRVPAPDFTFLAGSCAYFNEPPFDRPGKPYGNDSSIFETMARTPADFMLWLGDNWYTREVDYSSVPGLQYRAHRDRSMPVLQGFLQAMPHYAIWDDHDFGPNNANKSYIFRDVSREIFSQYWPNPTFGENGRGIYTKYSYSDVDFFLLDGRYWSSAGELPDSVDGQPNPDKKMYGDEQMEWLRNALIQSNATFKFIVTGSQALNPISIYDSFHHFPVEYESFMRFLKSNDIPGIIFLTGDRHHSEVIRLPREDTYPLYDITSSPLTSGVGGVLYGNEKNNPYRVPGTLVVTQNFASLSVTGVKGKRRLKVVFMDREQRELAVFEVSQQDLR
- a CDS encoding YcxB family protein, coding for MHFLQFTYNKEEVINALRFHFLRRGEIKVFRNTLIILLIAAIAGYLFRVVNFNALLGICVMMIIIGWAFWYLLPVSTYNKAATFKDNIRLRYNEEGLAISTGTAGERSLSWRNFSQIVETRSFFFLYRDKRSFFLIPTSAFASEDARNAFSILLQSIFSDYSRLNIS
- a CDS encoding vitamin B12-dependent ribonucleotide reductase; translated protein: MKNQVTKAGGLAFSRHFTREGVSPYDQFEYDLRTSVIRNPGGDVVFEMNNVEVPRSWSQIATDILAQKYFRKAGVPQPDGSTGRETSVRQVVHRMANCWRAWGERYDYFASKEDAQVFYEELAYCMLNQACVPNSPQWFNTGLHESYGITGKPQGHYYVEQRTGKLEKSTSAYERPQPHACFILSVSDDLVNDGGIMDLWVREARIFKYGSGVGTNFSQIRGEGEKLSGGGTSSGLMSFLKIGDRAAGAIKSGGTTRRAAKMVCLDLDHPEILEFVNWKMEEEKKVAALIAAGYSADYEGEAYRTVSGQNSNNSVRIPNSFFHTLEADGDWELKGRMNGKTVKTVKASDLWNQIAYAAWRCADPGTQYDTTINEWHTCPQGGRINASNPCSEYMFLDNTACNLASVNLRRFFDERTTQFDVSGFEYTVRLWTVVLEISVLMAQFPSKEVARLSYDYRTLGLGYANLGSMLMVSGIAYDSEEARGIAGAITAIMTGVSYRTSAEMAAHLGPFPKFEENKSDMLRVMRNHRAAAYDAADAYEGLEIRPQGINARYCPDYLLKAATKAWDDAVKLGEQHGYRNAQSTVIAPTGTIGLVMDCDTTGVEPDFALVKFKKLSGGGYFKIINQSIPTALRHLGYKDNEVKAIVDYAKGTGSFSGAPYVNKQSLSEKGFIAEELKKLDSAVASSFDIAFVFNVYTLGEECLQRLGFKPEQYFNMEFSLLHELGFTDEEIEAANDHVCGTMTVEGAPYLKDAHLPVFDCANKCGKKGERFIHPHGHIRMMAAAQPFISGAISKTINLPNEAQVEEIADAYKLSWELGLKACALYRDGSKLSQPLSNKSDKRKKKEDTAEAADTGAQIIDMNQLTIDELLEELNKRMLASSDTSLKRALSRIVERKTLPAKRRGFTQKAKVGGQPIFLRTGEYNDGTLGEIFIDLAKEGSTLRSLMNCFAIAVSVGLQYGVPLEEFVDKFVFTRFEPAGMVDHPNIKSSTSLIDYIFRVLGYEYLGRTDLVHILDGPGNTGEEEWDEPAVKPELSNVRVIGAVAGQAPQKAVKSQPVAAASSEGGTQEYMRSMQSDAPACNTCGHITVRSGTCYKCLNCGNSMGCS